The segment GCGTGATTGGCCCACATGCCGCCGGTGATGATACCGATGGCCAGCACGGGGAAGCCCACCAGGGTCAGGCGGTAGGTCAGGTCATCGAGGAAGAGCATCTGCGCGGAGAGCTTGCCTTCCACGGTCGGCCCGCCCTCGAGGACGAGCATGCCGCCGCCCGAGGCGCCGCCGCCATGGTTCTCCTTCTTGCCCTTGCCGTAGTACAGGAAGAGGTAGATCACCGCCGCCGCGAACGCGAGCAAGAAGGCTGCGTACGAGATCAGCATCAGGCTCACGTGGATCTTGAGCCAGTAGCTCTGGAGCGCGGGCATCAAGGGATGGGCGTCCTTGATCCGCGCGGGCAGGACCGAGGCGAAGCCGATGAGCAGCATGGTCAAGGGCGCGGCAACCACCCCGAAGACCTTGGGCTTGAGCGTGAAGTGAACGACCAGGTAGATCGCGAGCATGCCGAAGATGAGGAAGACCAGGGACTCGAACAGGTTCGAGAGCGGGGCGTAGCCCGCGTAGACGTAGCGCAGGACCATCGAGACGGTGGCGCAGATGAGCCCCACTCCCATGCCCGCGGCCCCGACCCAGCGGGCCCAGACCTGCTTGCCGATATTCTCGACCATGAACAGGACGGAGCTGGCGAGTACGGACCAGAAGAGGATGGTGATGAAGAGCTCCTCGAGCTGCATGAGGTTGTTCATATGGTGTAGCTCCTAAGCCTTGGCCTCGGCCTTGGCACCGAGTTTGAGCGCGATGCGGACGAGTTCCTGACTGAAGACGTAGTGGCCGCGGTTGGCCTTGCCCGAGAGCAGGAAGCCGCCGTCCTTGGTGGGGTTGACCCAGACCTGGCGCAGGCTGAAGAAGGCGAGCGCCGTGCCGATGGTGAGGATGACGAAGCCGGTGTAGACGAGGGGGATGCCGGGGTCGGCCTTGGTCTGGATGCCGCTGTAGAAGCGCGGTCCCTCGTAGTGGAGGGTCATGCCGCCCACGCGCTCATCGCCGCCCATGGGGATCGCCGCCACCGGCTCGGGGCGCGCGCCGTCCTTGAAGCGCATGAGCATGAGCGGCGCCTTCTCGGATCTCAGGTAGAAGAAGTACTTTTCCGCGCCCAGGGGCACCAGCTTGGAGAGGGAGCCATCGAGGCCGATGCTCTGGCCGTTCTGCATCTCGACGGTCGTGGGCTTGCCGTCGATGCTGATGTTGGCACCGCCGACGCCCCAGAAGGACTGGTAGAACCAGACCCCGTCGTAGACGAAGGGCTCGTTGACCCAGATCCGCTTGGTCTGGACGACCGCGCCGTTCTTGATGACCGATAGCTCGCTGTAGAACTGCTTGACGCGCGTCTCGTCGTAGTAGTCCATCCAGAACTTGTCGAGACGAAGGCTCCAGTCGTGGTTGGCGCGCGTCAGCGGGCCGCGCACCGAGGAGAACTTCTCGACGATCTGGGCGGCAGGGATGATCTCGCCGGGGAAGAGGGGGACCTGGGCCTTGAAAACGGCCAGGCCGCTCACGAGGCCGCCCAGCAGGATGCCGAAGAGGCCGATGTGGGTCACCAGAGGCGCGAAGCGGGACCAGCGCCCCTTGTGGGCGACCACCCCGCCGCTCTTGCTCGGATAGACGCGGTAGCCGTGGGCCTTGAGGACCCGGGCCAGATCCTCGACGCCCTGCGCCGGCAAGAGGACCTTGTTGTCGTGGTGGCGCTCCTGGGCGGAGAAGGCCACCTCGGGCGGCTTGCGCAGCCCCACCTTGAGACGGGGAATGACGACCGTCAGCGTCGAGACCCAGAGGTTCAGGAAGAACAGGGCCAAGAGGCTCAGGAACCAGCCCGAGTAGTAGACGTTGTGGGCCCCGATGGCGCGCAGCACGGCCTTGGCGCCGGCGCTCATCTTGAGAGCCTCGA is part of the Pantanalinema sp. genome and harbors:
- the ccsB gene encoding c-type cytochrome biogenesis protein CcsB, with product MNNLMQLEELFITILFWSVLASSVLFMVENIGKQVWARWVGAAGMGVGLICATVSMVLRYVYAGYAPLSNLFESLVFLIFGMLAIYLVVHFTLKPKVFGVVAAPLTMLLIGFASVLPARIKDAHPLMPALQSYWLKIHVSLMLISYAAFLLAFAAAVIYLFLYYGKGKKENHGGGASGGGMLVLEGGPTVEGKLSAQMLFLDDLTYRLTLVGFPVLAIGIITGGMWANHAWGTYWSWDPKETWALITWLVYAGYLHARLTRDWRDHRAAWMSVVGFVSVLVTYLGVNYLAQGLHTYGSLL
- a CDS encoding cytochrome c biogenesis protein ResB, whose amino-acid sequence is MSTTAPPSSETPVPPAANSFWPSFVKFWASVKLGIVLILAIALAAIIGTIVPQGDPAAIEALKMSAGAKAVLRAIGAHNVYYSGWFLSLLALFFLNLWVSTLTVVIPRLKVGLRKPPEVAFSAQERHHDNKVLLPAQGVEDLARVLKAHGYRVYPSKSGGVVAHKGRWSRFAPLVTHIGLFGILLGGLVSGLAVFKAQVPLFPGEIIPAAQIVEKFSSVRGPLTRANHDWSLRLDKFWMDYYDETRVKQFYSELSVIKNGAVVQTKRIWVNEPFVYDGVWFYQSFWGVGGANISIDGKPTTVEMQNGQSIGLDGSLSKLVPLGAEKYFFYLRSEKAPLMLMRFKDGARPEPVAAIPMGGDERVGGMTLHYEGPRFYSGIQTKADPGIPLVYTGFVILTIGTALAFFSLRQVWVNPTKDGGFLLSGKANRGHYVFSQELVRIALKLGAKAEAKA